In Paraburkholderia phenazinium, the following are encoded in one genomic region:
- the ectB gene encoding diaminobutyrate--2-oxoglutarate transaminase, producing the protein MNIQGEDDVVAAYPECYERYESEARSYCRAFPFEISSAENATLCLSTGETFIDFLSAAGSLNYGHNDPDMKKALLQYIESNGVASSLDLHTSAKTSFIESLVSKIFAPRQLDYKIQFTGPTGANAVEAALKLARNVTGRSNVIAFTNGFHGVSLGALAATGNRDNRRGGGVELNGVTRLPYDGYLDGVDTLDLAERMLRDPSGGIDSPAAFIVETVQGEGGLNVASSNWLRRLRALATSLDALLIVDDIQAGCGRTGAFFSFEPSEIVPDIVVLAKSISGFGLPLSLVLMRPQYDVWRPGEHNGTFRGNNHAFVTGRVAIDKFWSGGQFASEIATRAQLIQTRLRALGAATGWVPLGRGMMQGLRCPSGLMAEEIRKRCIRNGLLLERCGPHDETLKLMPPLTIETSLLDDGLTRFSDAVLEVAA; encoded by the coding sequence GTGAACATCCAAGGAGAAGACGACGTGGTTGCTGCCTATCCGGAATGCTACGAACGTTACGAATCAGAGGCGCGAAGCTATTGCAGGGCGTTTCCTTTCGAAATCTCCTCGGCGGAAAACGCCACGCTTTGCCTGTCGACGGGGGAGACATTCATAGACTTCCTGTCCGCCGCGGGGTCGTTGAACTACGGTCACAATGACCCGGACATGAAGAAGGCACTTCTTCAATATATCGAAAGCAATGGCGTAGCGAGTTCGCTCGACCTCCATACGAGCGCCAAGACGTCGTTCATCGAGAGCCTGGTGAGCAAAATCTTTGCTCCCCGGCAGCTCGACTACAAGATCCAATTTACCGGCCCTACCGGCGCTAACGCCGTGGAGGCGGCGTTGAAATTGGCAAGGAACGTTACGGGGCGGTCTAACGTGATCGCGTTCACGAATGGGTTTCATGGCGTTTCCCTGGGAGCGTTGGCGGCCACGGGAAACCGAGACAATCGTCGAGGTGGCGGCGTTGAACTTAACGGTGTAACGAGGCTCCCATACGATGGCTATCTGGACGGTGTCGACACGTTAGATCTCGCGGAACGAATGCTCCGCGACCCCTCCGGTGGAATCGACTCCCCGGCTGCTTTTATCGTAGAGACGGTTCAAGGAGAGGGAGGGCTCAATGTGGCTTCGTCCAACTGGCTGCGCAGACTCCGGGCTTTAGCCACCAGTCTGGACGCCTTGCTGATCGTGGACGACATACAGGCGGGCTGTGGGAGGACAGGAGCCTTCTTTAGCTTCGAACCCTCGGAAATTGTTCCCGACATCGTTGTGCTGGCGAAATCAATCTCGGGATTCGGCCTGCCCCTCTCACTGGTTTTGATGCGCCCTCAATACGACGTTTGGCGCCCGGGTGAGCACAATGGGACGTTTCGCGGAAACAATCACGCGTTTGTCACCGGGCGGGTCGCGATAGACAAGTTCTGGTCTGGTGGACAATTCGCCTCGGAGATTGCGACGCGGGCGCAACTCATTCAGACCCGCTTAAGGGCGCTCGGCGCCGCTACGGGATGGGTTCCTCTCGGGCGGGGCATGATGCAAGGTCTCCGCTGTCCGAGTGGCCTCATGGCGGAAGAGATTCGCAAGCGCTGCATCCGTAACGGACTGCTGTTGGAGCGGTGCGGCCCACATGATGAGACATTGAAGTTGATGCCTCCGCTGACAATCGAAACCTCACTTCTTGACGATGGACTGACGCGCTTTTCCGATGCGGTGCTTGAGGTAGCCGCATAG
- a CDS encoding SIS domain-containing protein translates to MSLEARNMQPRIARLAPFLGSPLFESTLWGHEYTLEGLNPDLRRRIEDGTFKRIVFYGMGCSSVVSDIVKGFFLTHEVPITVDVVNDYDTDWFISKNVLKDPATLIFIVCYSGWSVEPCLFYDRMKALTGNKNLIVLTGGGKIQKLAQEDGGSVIQYKLRHADREYPLYHVQQFFSIFLDLFHKLGITKTAYESELKEAVSYLHTTFDSAYIEKARAIASKLSGSRIAFLATAKWYVQLLKQTTMFFNEIAMVPSHRNLLHEFSHTEVAAYSNPSEKQAIVVFLDSEDDEYTKSKVATLHKLFGDKSIPQNKNIEIVQIDIDQDGFFKKFYTTHFFMVYVAFFLGVQSDVEGRDLISIAAKNPWWSAESISAHPRCVDIPGQLSDDIQKSIELV, encoded by the coding sequence ATGAGTCTCGAAGCCAGGAACATGCAACCTCGTATTGCCCGCCTCGCCCCGTTCCTCGGGTCGCCGTTGTTTGAGAGCACCCTCTGGGGCCATGAGTACACCCTGGAGGGTCTCAACCCCGACCTCAGGCGGCGAATCGAAGACGGCACCTTCAAGAGGATCGTCTTCTATGGCATGGGGTGTTCGTCGGTCGTTTCAGACATCGTGAAAGGCTTCTTTCTGACGCACGAAGTCCCCATCACGGTTGACGTCGTCAACGACTACGATACCGATTGGTTCATCAGCAAAAATGTACTGAAAGATCCGGCGACGCTTATCTTCATCGTCTGCTACAGCGGGTGGTCTGTGGAGCCGTGTCTGTTTTACGATCGGATGAAAGCGCTCACGGGCAACAAGAATCTGATCGTTTTAACCGGCGGCGGCAAGATCCAGAAGCTCGCACAAGAGGACGGCGGCTCCGTCATTCAGTACAAGCTCCGGCATGCAGACCGCGAATATCCGCTCTACCATGTCCAGCAGTTTTTTTCGATTTTTCTCGACCTGTTCCACAAGCTAGGCATCACAAAGACGGCTTACGAAAGCGAGCTCAAAGAGGCCGTAAGCTATCTGCACACCACCTTCGACAGCGCGTACATCGAGAAGGCCAGGGCGATCGCCAGCAAGCTTTCGGGAAGCCGCATCGCGTTTCTTGCCACGGCGAAGTGGTATGTACAGCTTCTGAAGCAAACAACCATGTTCTTCAACGAAATTGCGATGGTGCCCTCGCATCGCAACTTGCTGCATGAGTTTTCCCATACCGAAGTCGCCGCCTATTCGAACCCCTCGGAGAAGCAAGCAATCGTCGTTTTCCTCGATAGCGAGGACGACGAATACACAAAGTCGAAAGTGGCGACACTTCATAAGCTGTTCGGCGATAAAAGCATTCCGCAAAACAAGAACATTGAGATCGTCCAGATAGATATCGATCAGGACGGCTTTTTCAAGAAATTCTATACAACGCACTTCTTCATGGTCTACGTCGCTTTCTTCCTTGGCGTGCAGAGCGACGTCGAGGGCCGCGACCTGATATCGATTGCGGCGAAGAACCCCTGGTGGAGCGCTGAGTCGATCTCCGCACATCCCAGGTGCGTTGACATTCCCGGGCAGCTCAGCGACGACATTCAAAAGAGTATCGAACTGGTTTGA
- a CDS encoding SDR family oxidoreductase has protein sequence MQKTPLAILTGGSRGIGRDLLRLLLEQMDVLNLSRSAIEPEVTKGAQHQLFHLGCDFVDVSQTTDCLDQWLAEHPSHTVRTFISCAATLDLGWLTKTEALPENFDRAFHINALAPIALSSLIGRLKRFDETGSRVIYVTSSLARPLPALTFAGLGLYSATKSALERLAQVQTREFSLSDRPVKVALVHPGIVATDMQRELRTSELLDGAFTAKTAGLPPYKEGDWDHQPPETAMRTISPRFAAEFLNWIALRDLALLDPYYDFYTSSAFHNDVLQTAR, from the coding sequence ATGCAAAAGACCCCTTTAGCCATTCTCACTGGTGGGAGCCGCGGCATAGGCCGGGATCTGTTGCGACTGTTGCTTGAACAAATGGATGTTCTAAACCTCTCGCGCTCTGCTATCGAGCCTGAAGTTACCAAAGGTGCTCAACACCAACTCTTCCATCTCGGTTGCGACTTTGTCGATGTTTCGCAAACCACCGACTGTCTGGACCAGTGGCTAGCGGAACATCCCTCTCATACAGTGAGAACCTTCATATCGTGCGCGGCCACCCTGGACTTGGGTTGGCTCACGAAGACCGAAGCTTTGCCGGAGAACTTCGACAGGGCCTTTCACATCAATGCGCTAGCCCCGATTGCACTCAGTTCTCTTATCGGTCGCCTCAAGCGATTTGACGAAACAGGTTCGCGCGTCATTTACGTGACGTCATCCCTGGCGCGCCCTCTCCCTGCTCTCACGTTTGCAGGTCTTGGGCTATACAGCGCGACAAAATCGGCGCTCGAGCGGCTCGCGCAGGTCCAGACACGCGAGTTCAGTCTGTCCGATCGACCCGTCAAGGTTGCCCTGGTACATCCCGGCATCGTCGCCACCGATATGCAGCGCGAGCTTCGAACCAGCGAACTCCTGGACGGCGCGTTCACGGCGAAGACCGCTGGCCTGCCGCCATACAAAGAGGGGGACTGGGACCACCAGCCCCCCGAGACCGCCATGAGAACCATCTCGCCTCGCTTTGCAGCTGAATTCCTGAACTGGATCGCACTGAGAGACCTTGCGCTTCTCGATCCGTACTACGACTTCTACACCTCTAGCGCGTTCCATAACGACGTGTTGCAGACCGCGAGGTAG
- a CDS encoding peptide ligase PGM1-related protein: MKRFANDILDLEYDGDRTIVFIPSISFDGLTKKYLIGLNCFEERNLYYLACLTHIKTRFVAVLADAVDDAFIDYCVDHVASARGIDRASLRERFEVVRVSTHGDEHLSRAILRQPDVLENLRAKVRRAINPIIDFWLVSPEEIQLAALLDCPYYGLPEGALQFDNKSNARDLFREIGLRIPRGEEHVSSPQEAWAALRRVAEQSGADEYLIKLNCEEAGKGIAIVGRESISQPFDAFLDLIKVPKSIPVDEFLQALSSQGATVEEFISAPIKACPSVKMEILTDGSVRNLATHDQVLSGLAYSGSRFPADESYRVDLIRIGYRVSEAASKKGARGIVSVDFLATKDTPDEPWILWGMEINARKGATTHPYYWTRWLTDAAYSADTGKLTCPAGETVYCASEFFSDPQLHLVAPSFILDDLKKSGLDYQHRSRSGVFVHMLSSVQRFSKVGATVIARDSAETDRLSQAFSEQLKRLADPYRSSLDNFPA, encoded by the coding sequence ATGAAGCGTTTTGCCAATGACATTCTTGATCTGGAATACGACGGCGACCGTACGATCGTCTTCATTCCGAGCATTAGCTTTGACGGCCTGACGAAGAAGTACCTGATCGGACTAAACTGCTTCGAAGAACGAAACTTATACTACCTTGCGTGCCTCACCCACATCAAAACGCGCTTCGTTGCCGTGCTCGCCGATGCAGTTGATGACGCATTTATCGACTACTGCGTAGACCATGTCGCGTCTGCGAGAGGAATAGACCGCGCTTCGCTGCGCGAGCGGTTTGAGGTGGTCAGGGTGTCGACCCACGGTGACGAACACCTGTCGAGGGCGATTTTGAGGCAGCCCGACGTGCTCGAAAATTTGCGGGCAAAAGTTCGACGCGCCATCAATCCCATCATCGACTTTTGGCTCGTCTCGCCAGAAGAAATACAGTTGGCGGCTTTACTGGATTGTCCCTACTACGGACTTCCTGAAGGCGCGCTTCAGTTCGACAACAAGTCGAATGCCCGAGATCTGTTCAGAGAGATCGGGTTGAGAATTCCGCGTGGCGAAGAGCACGTGAGCAGCCCGCAGGAGGCATGGGCTGCCCTAAGGCGGGTAGCAGAGCAAAGTGGCGCCGATGAGTACCTCATCAAGCTAAATTGCGAAGAGGCCGGAAAAGGAATTGCCATTGTGGGTCGCGAATCGATATCTCAGCCGTTCGATGCGTTTCTGGACCTCATCAAAGTACCGAAGAGCATTCCGGTTGACGAATTCCTGCAAGCCCTTTCCTCCCAGGGCGCAACGGTCGAGGAATTCATTTCTGCGCCCATCAAGGCGTGTCCGAGCGTGAAGATGGAGATTCTGACCGACGGAAGCGTGCGGAATCTCGCCACTCACGACCAGGTGCTGAGTGGTCTGGCCTATTCCGGATCGCGTTTTCCGGCAGACGAGAGTTATCGTGTGGATTTGATCCGGATTGGATATCGCGTGTCGGAGGCCGCCAGCAAAAAGGGCGCAAGAGGTATCGTATCGGTCGACTTTCTCGCGACAAAAGACACGCCGGACGAGCCGTGGATCCTGTGGGGCATGGAGATTAACGCCCGAAAAGGCGCCACGACTCACCCCTATTACTGGACGCGGTGGCTCACCGATGCTGCCTATTCGGCGGACACGGGCAAGCTAACCTGTCCTGCTGGCGAGACCGTGTATTGCGCCTCGGAGTTCTTTTCCGACCCCCAGTTGCATCTCGTCGCTCCTTCATTCATCTTAGATGACCTAAAGAAGTCTGGGCTGGACTATCAGCACCGTTCGAGATCCGGTGTTTTCGTCCATATGCTGAGTAGCGTGCAGCGGTTCTCAAAGGTTGGCGCTACCGTCATCGCCCGGGACAGCGCGGAGACCGACAGACTGTCTCAGGCATTCAGCGAGCAGTTGAAGCGCCTCGCTGACCCGTACCGATCTTCTCTCGACAATTTTCCCGCCTAG
- a CDS encoding aldehyde dehydrogenase family protein: protein MTTTIDDRSDESYWPNFIDGAYCNGGAGRIAVKNPATGDVLAEHALADAADVDRAVQAAHRVHRSGQLAKLHPMDRGRMVRGIGKYLSDNMESVKRSITLEQGKPLFESEAEIKLAIRLFEYFGSMAESLEGRSVPCDDTRFDFTVYEPLGVSAQFMPSHYPIYIPARALSVALATGNACVMKTSELAPISTIWLARAAEAVGFPPGAVNILCGRREDAGVALSTHPDINHLVFIGQQHCATEVLSQSARNIVPSIVEVGGTSPTLFFEDGDLDAFIFEARMGSYWNAGQFCCGVYRVIVHESRYEELIDGAVALAESLEVGPGIESGDFRPYMGSMDSNEQLQKVLEIVADAKLNGAKCVAGGERLKRAGFFMKPTVLRDVDPSMRAAQEEVWGPVMSVLKFRDEEEAYRLANGPRHSGLMCGVFTKDLGRMMRAAQRIRAGHIVSNQTLIGGAELPFGGFNRAGYGSLKGREALMGYVQRKNVLLNL from the coding sequence ATGACAACGACTATTGACGATAGATCAGACGAGTCCTATTGGCCGAACTTTATCGACGGAGCGTATTGCAATGGTGGAGCCGGACGTATTGCTGTCAAGAATCCCGCCACGGGAGATGTCCTTGCCGAACACGCGCTAGCGGACGCAGCCGATGTGGACCGGGCCGTTCAGGCCGCACACAGAGTTCACCGCTCCGGACAGCTCGCGAAGCTACACCCCATGGATCGCGGCCGCATGGTCCGGGGTATCGGCAAGTACCTCAGCGACAACATGGAATCCGTCAAGCGGTCGATCACGTTGGAGCAGGGAAAACCGCTTTTCGAATCTGAAGCCGAAATCAAACTTGCAATCCGCCTGTTTGAATACTTCGGTTCGATGGCCGAATCGCTGGAAGGACGATCCGTTCCTTGCGACGACACCCGCTTCGATTTCACCGTGTACGAACCCTTGGGCGTGTCGGCTCAATTTATGCCGTCTCACTACCCTATCTACATCCCCGCGCGCGCCCTGTCGGTCGCCCTTGCGACGGGGAATGCCTGCGTCATGAAGACCTCCGAGCTCGCGCCCATTTCGACTATCTGGCTCGCACGGGCCGCCGAGGCGGTTGGCTTTCCCCCTGGCGCAGTCAATATTTTATGTGGCCGCCGTGAAGATGCAGGCGTGGCTCTATCGACCCATCCGGACATCAATCATCTTGTGTTTATAGGCCAGCAACATTGCGCGACGGAGGTTCTTTCGCAATCGGCCAGAAACATCGTCCCAAGCATCGTGGAAGTGGGCGGGACATCCCCAACGCTCTTCTTTGAGGACGGCGATCTCGACGCCTTCATCTTCGAAGCGAGGATGGGCTCATATTGGAACGCGGGACAGTTCTGTTGCGGCGTGTACCGCGTCATCGTCCACGAGTCGCGGTACGAGGAGCTCATCGATGGAGCGGTGGCGCTTGCCGAGTCGCTCGAGGTAGGCCCGGGAATCGAGAGCGGAGACTTCCGCCCCTACATGGGCTCCATGGACAGCAACGAGCAGCTTCAGAAGGTTTTGGAAATCGTTGCCGATGCCAAGCTCAACGGCGCGAAATGTGTGGCCGGCGGCGAGCGATTGAAGCGAGCTGGCTTTTTCATGAAACCCACCGTCTTGCGTGACGTCGATCCGTCCATGAGAGCGGCGCAAGAGGAAGTGTGGGGACCCGTCATGTCCGTCCTGAAGTTTCGCGATGAAGAAGAGGCGTATCGCCTCGCGAACGGCCCGCGGCATAGCGGTCTCATGTGTGGTGTGTTCACCAAAGATCTTGGGCGGATGATGCGCGCCGCACAGCGGATACGTGCGGGACATATCGTCTCGAATCAGACCTTGATTGGAGGAGCAGAGTTACCTTTCGGAGGCTTCAATCGTGCGGGGTACGGTAGCTTGAAAGGGCGCGAAGCCCTTATGGGCTATGTCCAGCGGAAGAATGTACTTCTCAACTTATAG
- a CDS encoding inosamine-phosphate amidinotransferase 1: MSETIEYHSGQLAQQEAVPAGVWSCNEWDPLVEVIVGNPFNARFPYRDKSTHIAEYAGKPFASIPQGPFPQQIIEETEEDLGEMVEVFTKLGVSVKRPQTWDHEREFSTTFWKTEGYYNYCPRDILLVVGDQIIETPNAIRGRSQETYSYREILLEYLKDGSRWFSAPRPMLLDSLFEVDHQKPVPRNDEPVFDAANVIRFGRDLLYLISSTGNDLGAHWLQTVLGKDFKVHCCRLNYYGSHIDTSVVALRPGLLLCNPERVNRDMLPDIFRDWEVIFSPPMVGADRFESDYLSKCIGSNWIDMNLFSLSPDLVMVDRDQLPLIKLLESKKIEVLPMKLRHSRMLGGGFHCTTLDTRRKGKMESYFD; the protein is encoded by the coding sequence ATGAGCGAAACAATTGAATATCATTCCGGTCAATTGGCGCAGCAAGAGGCAGTCCCGGCGGGAGTCTGGAGTTGCAACGAGTGGGATCCGCTTGTAGAAGTCATCGTTGGAAATCCGTTTAACGCTCGATTCCCCTACCGGGACAAGAGCACTCACATAGCGGAGTACGCAGGCAAGCCGTTTGCTTCAATCCCTCAAGGTCCGTTTCCTCAGCAGATCATTGAGGAAACCGAAGAGGATCTTGGGGAGATGGTGGAGGTGTTCACCAAGCTTGGCGTGTCGGTAAAGCGTCCGCAGACCTGGGATCACGAGCGGGAATTTTCCACCACGTTCTGGAAAACCGAGGGATATTACAACTATTGTCCGCGCGACATTCTTTTGGTCGTTGGCGATCAGATCATCGAAACACCCAACGCCATCCGTGGGCGATCGCAAGAAACATATAGCTACCGGGAGATTCTTCTCGAGTATCTCAAGGACGGCTCACGCTGGTTTAGCGCGCCCAGGCCGATGCTACTTGATTCGTTATTCGAAGTAGATCACCAGAAGCCCGTGCCGCGAAACGACGAGCCGGTGTTCGATGCGGCAAATGTGATTCGATTCGGCAGAGACCTCCTGTATCTCATCAGCTCGACGGGAAACGATCTTGGCGCGCACTGGCTTCAAACAGTCCTTGGGAAGGACTTCAAGGTACACTGCTGCCGGCTCAACTACTACGGAAGTCACATCGACACGTCAGTCGTCGCGCTTCGCCCGGGTCTTTTGCTTTGCAATCCTGAACGTGTTAACCGGGACATGCTTCCTGACATTTTCCGCGATTGGGAGGTGATTTTCAGCCCGCCGATGGTCGGAGCAGACAGATTCGAGAGCGACTATTTGTCGAAGTGCATCGGCAGCAACTGGATCGATATGAATCTTTTCAGTCTGAGCCCGGATCTGGTCATGGTCGATCGCGATCAACTTCCGTTGATCAAGCTGCTGGAGAGCAAGAAGATCGAAGTGCTTCCAATGAAGTTGCGACATTCCAGGATGTTAGGGGGAGGCTTCCACTGCACGACGCTGGATACCCGAAGAAAAGGCAAGATGGAATCGTACTTCGATTGA
- a CDS encoding metallophosphoesterase, with translation MLACSVPTFKPYMRIQIASDLHLESLRRRFPGFLPVTPAQADVLVLAGDIATGCEGVEMFADWPVPVIYVHGNHESYGTPYEDLPRKIRASAKGTAVNYLENEALVIDNVRFLGCCLWTDYNLYDSPVQGMETALEYMHDYTEIATEAGGWFTPEHALVEHKRSVRWLRDQLAIPFSGKTVVVTHHGVAPLSVHPRFKGNPINAAFVSDLSALLPLADIFIHGHVHDSVDYRIGRTRVLTNPRGYATNLNQATCPQSLAWENNAFKDDMVVRIDDRQVLASV, from the coding sequence ATGCTCGCATGTTCAGTGCCAACATTCAAGCCATATATGCGCATACAAATTGCCTCAGACCTGCATCTTGAATCGCTAAGGCGGCGTTTCCCCGGCTTTCTACCGGTGACGCCGGCACAGGCGGATGTGCTTGTGCTTGCAGGTGACATCGCAACGGGATGTGAGGGCGTAGAAATGTTCGCCGACTGGCCGGTGCCCGTCATTTACGTGCATGGAAACCACGAGAGTTACGGGACGCCTTATGAGGATCTTCCGCGCAAAATCCGGGCAAGTGCAAAGGGGACGGCGGTAAATTATCTGGAGAACGAAGCACTTGTCATTGATAACGTGAGATTTTTGGGCTGCTGTCTGTGGACTGACTACAACTTGTACGACTCACCCGTTCAAGGCATGGAGACCGCTCTCGAATACATGCACGATTACACAGAAATCGCGACTGAGGCCGGCGGATGGTTCACGCCGGAGCATGCCCTGGTCGAGCATAAGCGGTCGGTGAGATGGTTGCGCGATCAACTCGCCATACCTTTTTCGGGTAAGACGGTGGTTGTGACTCACCACGGTGTCGCGCCGCTCTCGGTACACCCGCGCTTCAAAGGCAATCCGATCAATGCCGCCTTCGTCAGCGATCTGAGCGCACTCCTGCCTTTGGCGGACATTTTCATACACGGGCACGTTCACGACTCGGTCGACTACCGAATTGGCCGTACCCGGGTGCTGACAAATCCTAGAGGGTATGCGACGAACCTGAATCAGGCGACCTGCCCTCAATCGTTAGCATGGGAGAACAACGCATTCAAGGACGACATGGTTGTGAGGATTGACGATCGGCAGGTGTTGGCGAGCGTGTGA
- a CDS encoding MerR family transcriptional regulator, translating into MTATIEKVVLPPIPAKRYFTIGEVSELCGVKPHVLRYWEQEFTQLRPVKRRGNRRYYQHHEVLLIRRIRELLYEQGFTINGARNRLDSHGAVHGGPPDDAGEEGEVLEAPSATTATVDVDQLRKELLQVIDLLGR; encoded by the coding sequence ATGACAGCGACGATCGAAAAAGTCGTCTTGCCTCCGATTCCGGCGAAGCGCTACTTCACCATAGGTGAGGTCAGCGAACTGTGCGGAGTGAAGCCGCATGTGTTGCGGTATTGGGAGCAGGAGTTCACGCAGTTGCGGCCGGTGAAGCGGCGTGGCAATCGCCGCTACTACCAGCATCATGAAGTGCTGCTGATCAGGCGGATTCGCGAGCTCCTGTACGAGCAGGGCTTCACGATCAACGGTGCGCGCAACCGGCTCGATTCGCACGGTGCGGTGCACGGTGGGCCGCCGGACGATGCGGGGGAGGAGGGCGAGGTTCTGGAGGCGCCGTCTGCAACCACGGCTACCGTCGATGTCGATCAGTTGCGCAAGGAACTGCTGCAGGTGATCGATCTGCTGGGCCGGTAG
- a CDS encoding integration host factor subunit alpha yields the protein MNEMNSSDFEALLTAQRSAMIRDIPTSPANASAETPTLTKAELAELLFDNVGLNKREAKDMVEAFFEVIRDALESGDSVKLSGFGNFQLRDKPQRPGRNPKTGEAIPIAARRVVTFHASQKLKALVETGAEASFAR from the coding sequence ATGAATGAAATGAACTCGAGTGATTTCGAAGCCCTTCTTACGGCGCAGCGTAGCGCCATGATTCGCGATATTCCGACATCACCCGCAAACGCTTCGGCGGAAACGCCCACGCTCACCAAGGCCGAGCTCGCTGAGTTGCTGTTCGACAATGTCGGACTCAACAAGCGGGAAGCGAAGGACATGGTCGAGGCGTTCTTCGAGGTGATTCGCGACGCGTTGGAGAGCGGCGATAGCGTGAAGCTGTCTGGCTTCGGCAACTTTCAGTTGCGCGACAAGCCCCAGCGTCCAGGCCGCAATCCGAAGACGGGCGAGGCCATTCCGATTGCGGCTCGCCGCGTTGTGACGTTCCATGCAAGTCAAAAGCTGAAGGCGCTGGTCGAAACCGGCGCTGAGGCAAGCTTCGCGCGCTGA